The following coding sequences lie in one Ctenopharyngodon idella isolate HZGC_01 chromosome 11, HZGC01, whole genome shotgun sequence genomic window:
- the LOC127522944 gene encoding uncharacterized protein LOC127522944, with protein MALFIFITFQLLLQVKSQGFPQANLTIFPTSATSGEKVQMECGGYKNHRVSECMFYPEGQESFKKPSASCNLTLTSTELILWSHDAESSHVNISCYYTVYSLAVNETSPHSNKVSVRVRGLAAMSSLPPITEDSPTTLTPNGTTEANLSTASTMDTTTPLAVASSTEIITDPITNMTSLTTNDSQSSTGPANASLESTTVTETTEHTSGPEILKYLNKKIFFSISVVATGGGIVLTGLFGICLYGCTRRPKDERIWIERKSRKQGVPLPMAGSDSSGEEDTAFYSTINSVQSTSQPSGNSKKSKQTKMELNPLYYTVLKQPLVSTDNKDVYSVVTVN; from the exons GTTTTCCGCAGGCTAACCTGACAATATTTCCTACATCTGCCACCTCTGGAGAAAAGGTGCAGATGGAGTGTGGAGGTTATAAGAATCATCGTGTATCTGAATGTATGTTCTACCCTGAAGGACAGGAGAGCTTTAAAAAACCAAGTGCATCGTGTAACCTCACTCTTACCAGCACCGAACTGATCCTGTGGTCACATGATGCAGAGAGTTCACATGTCAACATATCCTGCTACTATACTGTGTATAGCTTAGCAGTAAATGAAACATCTCCTCATTCCAACAAAGTCTCAGTAAGGGTCAGAG GTttggctgccatgtcatctttGCCACCGATCACAGAGGACAGCCCAACTACACTGACCCCCAATGGAACCACTGAAG CAAATTTATCCACTGCGTCAACAATGGACACAACAACAC CTTTGGCTGTAGCATCCAGTACTGAAATCATAACAGATCCGATAACCA ATATGACCAGTCTAACTACCAATGACAGCCAGAGTTCAACAGGTCCTGCAAATG CATCCCTGGAATCGACTACAGTTACTGAAACTACAGAACATACATCAG GCCCTGAAATACTTAAGTACTTAAATAAAA aaatttttttctctatttctgTGGTTGCAACTGGTGGAGGAATTGTACTGACTGGACTGTTTGGCATCTGTTTATACGGATGTACAC GAAGGCCAAAGGACGAGAG gaTTTGGATTGAAAGAAAGAGTAGAAAACAGG GAGTTCCTTTACCAATGGCCGGTTCAGACTCA TCTGGTGAGGAAGATACAGCATTTTACTCAACCATCAACTCTGTACAATCCACCTCTCAACCATCAG GAAACAGTAAGAAATCAAAGCAAACCAAG ATGGAATTGAATCCTTTGTATTACACTGTCCTCAAACAACCACTCGTCTCCACTGACAACAAGGATGTTTACAGTGTGGTGACGGTCAACTGA